The genomic region atattgcaGGAAAAACCCACATCTCTGTGGTTAACTGGGTACAGGCAGGTCAGGAGGGAGAGAGAATGGAGGTCTGCGGGCCGTGAATGTGGGGTCTGGAAGACTGGTGGGGGGTgcaggttaaggttagggctgagggAGCTTTGGGGATTGGGAGGTGAATGGGAGGACTGAAACCAGGATCCAAGTTCCTATGCCccccgcaaacacacacatctgggGGAGCAGTAAATGGATCtgtctatgtatgtgtgtgtggggggggagcggcTCCCCATCAAAGATCCTCATTACTGTCACTATCACTGAGCATTCTGGCTATTTTTCAAAGGCAGCATAGATTCAATGTACTTATTATGCTTCAGGAACATAGCAGCAGGTGGCACAACAGTTACGGGTACATGGATGGGCAATGCAGAGATCAGCCATAGGGCACACGCCTTATGTAGGGCACTGCCTCATGTAGTATTCTGCAGTGTTAAACACCGGCCTTCTGAAAATATTAGTTCTCACCTACGGCATTATCACCGGAGGTAACAATCTGGTTTTTCAGTTACGCAAAGTTTTGTTTTTAAGTTATACTCCCCAAAGAATGCGGGTGGGGCACAAAACCCGTCACCCGTCACCATGTGGCTCGGCGTGCTGCACCCTTGCTCTGGGCATTGTGCACCCCGTTTCTTACCCCCAAACCAGGCCGGGAGCCACATTCCCACTGGAACAGATACCAACACACAGATTCTACAAAGCATTTCAGAGCAAACAGCTGCTATTTTTTTGGACACTTTAAGAGGCTAGAGGCAGGTCCAGTACGGATCTGCAACCTGCGATCTGTGAAAGGCTCACATACGGCACCACTGACGGGTATGTCACTGGTACCGCTGTGACATCCATGCCAAAAGGAAGATGGACGCGTGGAACTTCATCTCTCCAAAAGAAACTAGCTGTGAGACCTGCATGGTTACACACGGAGAAAACCAGCCATCCAAACCCCCCCCAGCGGTGTCACCCACACACATATTTCAGCCTTATGACACCCCTGTATTCAGACAGAGAAACATGTAATGGAAAATGAAGAAGACATTACCCAGGATGCACCTTCAGAGACGCGGAGCCAAACGCACATGCCCTCAGATAGAGAGAGACACGGACAGCACCGACAACCACAGACACACGCAATTGGTCGGACAGCTAGTGAGGGAAAATTATGTAGAGGATGACTGACAGCGATGACCACAAGCAGCTGCTTTCGGGAAAAGCACAGAAACCCAGAACGGCGTCTGAAAccgcacaggtgtgtgtgtctgcatgtcccCATACAGGGATGGGGTACACACAAGGTGCCTGGAAGTGTGCGTACGTGTGCAAGCGCGCATGACTACGCGTCTGTGGGAGGAAGCCgcggtgtgtgcgtgcgtgcatgtgaATGTGTGGCACGGCGGCCAGCTTCAGCAGTACGCAGCGGTTTCACTTCTCCTAAGAAAACGGTGCCGGGACAGTAGTTCACATGGGGGTCAGGGTTCGAGAGCAGGTCAGGCCATGCCAGCACTGCGAAATGCGAGTGACGCACACTGATCTGCAGTTAAAGCGAGGCGCATGCACCCGTCACCATGTGGCTCGGCGTGCTGCAGTACCCACCCTTGCTCTGGGCATTGTGCACGGCGAACATGTTGATGGTGACGATCTGCAGCATGCGGGAGCTGCCCAGCGGGCTGGGGCTGTGCTGGAGTAGAGCACGGAATTCCTGCAGGACGCGGCTGGCCACCATGGGGAACGTCTCCAGGCTGTGGGCCACAAAGAACAGAGCGCAGGGTGCACCGATCAGATGGCACGTTCCGTCGGCACAGGCATAAGACCACCAACAGCCACACTCACCCCACTCTGGTGAACAGCTTCCCGTGAGTATGAAGGAAGCTCAGAACAAATCTCTTGTTCAGCTGCAGAAATAAAGAGATTTAAATTATGTCTGTGATACAAAGCAGAAGCTTCAATCACACTGTTTATACACTGATTAGTGAAATATAACAAGACCCATGTTAATCCGATTTCTGATTATCCTCTTTCAAGAACTAGAGATTGAACACTCAGTGTTTTAATGAATTGTATATCATCACACTAACCAATTAATTAGAGGAGAAATAGTGACTTAAAGCATTTTGAATTTGTATTAAACACAGGTGAAGCATAAAATAACTATAGAATCATTCTCAGAAAAGAACTGGGCGCCTGGACACAGTGAGTGAGGACAAGAGGTCTATAAGCTGTCAATCACTACACCTGCCAAATCAGCAGGGAGCCATAAGTTGGAGGGGTCAGTCACTGGGTCAGAACATACACAGAAATACGCCCTGCTGAATTTTCAGACAAAGGAGGAACCTGCCCTCTGGTGGCTGACatacaaactgcacacacactgacataaaCCAGGACAGAATAAACACAGAACAAACAATTGTAGGACCAAATAAAGTATTTCTTTAACCtgcaccacaacaccacaataaaaCCACACTATTATTGCACATGCTCAATACAGCAAGTGTGGCTTTGGTCTGAGGTGGAAATTAGGAAAAGTGTGTTCACAGTGCAAAGGAACGGAAATATAAAAGGGAGCCTCAGAAGAAGGGCCTACTTCTGTCCCAGCATCACCTTGGACCAAAGAACACGATACAGTGACTGAAGTCACTTAACTAAAGGCAGTGAACCAAAGCTACACAAGGAGGAGAGTCACAGGCCCCCCCTCAAAGAACCCACCCCCCCATAAGCCAAGCTGagagacaaaggcaggggatTCCAAACAAACGGGGCCGCCTGCGATTTATGTCAAGTGGGTAACTTGTGGGCACTTAAGCAGCACGGACACACTTTCGAAATGGCTGCACTCCAACGGAACTATTGTCGTGACGTGTCATCTATCCCGAGGACAGCGGCGTGCGGCAGCTCGTCCTGTATTTACTTAAGAGCCTCCATGATATTAACGTGAGATACGAGCATCCCCATAAATGATATACACGCGTGCGACTACATACATCAACATACTCCAAACTGTCCCACACGCAGTTACTGCAGCACAGCAGGCTGTTTGTCAAGGTGCAAATCCCTCTGCTGCACCAGGCGAGGCCCCCCGGCCCCAAAATGAAAACACGCCGCCGCTTATGACACTAATTACAGCCATTACAGGCAGCGGGGCCAGGGTAGCATAAACAGTGGTGCAGCATTTAAGAATAAATCAGCTGCCGCCGGTGGCAGCGCGCTGTATTTTAGGAAGCCCCACACCCGCGCGCCGCGGCTATTCCTGTGCTTGCCGGGGGAACGGGTGGGGTGGTTGCCACGACTACGGCACAGCAATACCAATACCCATCAGCGTTGGCGGCTGAGGTGACTTGTGACCCCCTTTAAATGCTCACGACGTAGGTGCTAGTGCACAAGTGAGCCAAATGTGAAGAAAGACCTGTTATCCCGCCGAAAGAGACATGGAGATACCGATAACCTGATCTCCGGACTGTGCTATTGTTTGACATTTACACTCCCCACTGGCTCTGGCTTTGGTACTCATGAGGCAGCCATTGTGAGGAGGCATGAGCTGTTGGGCTGCATGTGAGTGCAGCAAGCCACCACAGCAACAAAGCAACAGCCTGACACCTCGCCTCACCTCACCTCGCCATGCCCTTATCAGCGGGCCGCGCCACTGCCTGAAACCATCGCAGTTTGTGCTGCTTTTATTAACTTGCCATGTGGAGGCGGTGGGTCATCAGGAGACCGAGCAATACAACGGATGGGATCCCAAAAGGGGAAGAGGACAGAGAGCCTTTCAAAGGGGACAATGTGGCATAAGGAGCCGGCCCAGcaaaccaccccccacccccacacaagtGGACGTGGCAGGGGGACAATTGACCGAGGCCAATTGCGCCAGCAAATGAGCAGCTCCGATAAAGGGGTTTGATGAACCCCAACCTTCTCTTGGTTGCTTGGCACAATTGGACTGATAGAGATAAATGCCGATCACACACAtaggtgcgcacacacacacacacacacacacacacacgtagacagacagacgcgcgcgcgcacacagacAAAGACACATACACCTGGAGATGTTAGTGTGGTATGTGCACCTACAGCAGCTAACACTGGTTTCTGGACACAGAGCCAGGACTATCATCGCTGTAATCATCAAGCAAACACCTATTTTACACTTTTTTTCTGATTCGTTTATCGGGGAGGGGGAATTTCTACTTAACAAGCTGGACATTTTGCGGGAGCAGCTCAGATTCAACACCATATATTTGGACTGGACTACTTATTGCATGGCTGCGTGAACACGGGGCCATGTGCACACCAGCAACCCATCTGCACTGCCCAGTGCACAAGCTATAGACCCCAAAAGTTTACCATCAAAAAGGAAGGTGGcaaaggaaacaaaccctcagagTTGTTCTGCGCAGAGCAAGGTGGTCCTTCGCTTCTGACAAACAGCTAACCACAGGCGGAGTTCAAGGCAGCGCCTTCAAAGATATCAGCATGGCGTTCGATAGCAGTGTCCAAACACAGAGGCACAACCAGCCAGGTCAACGGCAACCACATCTGCTCTCTACAGGCATGGCCGTCACTGTGATGGAGGCTCCTGGGCTGCGTAGGTAATGGCAGTGGACTGAGGGGGAGGGCAGGGAGGACTGGGTGATGCGTCGAAACACATGGCACAGGCTGGACACACAACAGGCCTACCACACGCAGCAAGGTGTCAATCCTAAAAGGTGGCATTCAGTCGTTAAGCCCCAATTCATTTGCAACGTGCTTTACAGCACCTCTTTGAACATCAGGGTCACACTGCCACCACATGCTGTTCCGCCCCTGCCCAGTCTAAAAAGCCAGCAGCAGGGCCACGAGGCTGAGAGGGTGTTGGAGAATGCGTCTAACAGCATCGCACATGTACCCACTTCCCCTCAACTATTTATCAGCCTTATGGTTTAAAgtttgcacacaaacacacagatatataaacACATAAGACACAGACACCACCCAAAGGAGACATGCAGACAGAGATGATTGAAGTTCTCAGGAAGAGACAGACACACGCGTCCAGGAAACACGGCCCTGCAGGTCTTCACGTTTTGATGCTGGTTCTGTAAGGGAGGACAAAGAGGACAGCAAAGCCTGCTTTGTACAGCGTGAGCGGCACACGCACAGACCAGTCTGAGAGATCCCAATCTGTAACTAATTCTCAAAAGATATGATTagcataacacccccccccccccagaggcacTCTGCAAACACCCCAAGATGAAAGGTACGCGGAGACAGGCGCTGGTTTTAGATTGTATCATTTAGCCGTATGCGTCCATATTTCTTCTTAAAAAGAAGCTGTGACATTTACTGCAGGAAGGAGGCCTTCCAAGGGTTTGAGGGCATGGCAGCTGCAGGGGGAAGGCCAGCGCCTGGACGCCACCGAGGATCCTGGGAGCGAGAACCCAGCCATTGCCCTGACACGCTGGAAATGAGGGGGTGAGCCACCAGAGCATGGGGAGGAGGGGCGGAGTGACTCTTCACTACTTCTGCACACCAGAGGAGCTCTAAGACAGAGTGTATCATCTCAGCCCATGACAGCCAGCATAATGGCTCCTCCTGTGGACAGTGGGAGGGCGGGGGGCAACCCGACCAGGTGTCTGCTTCCATACTTGAAGTTTCGTTTCACATTAATATTTTTGGATGAAAGCATGTGATCATGCACTCCGCCATTTTGGATGTCTTTGGGCGACTCCCTCCTCCAAGTTCACAGAAGGTAAGCCAGCGACAACTGGGACTACAGAAACGCGCTGGTAGGCCAGATGTGGCTAGTTTCTTTCCACGTTACTGCATTACTACGTAGGGCCCAGAACAACACACAGCATGGTGTCAAATCaaccatattatacagaattcTACCTAAGcatagggcggcatggtgtcACACTGCAATATAAACTGGAAATATGCAAGTTCACAATAATTAACAGGCCTTAGATGACAGGCTTTTTAGTACTATACGGcgtatccttatgtttattaaattgggTTAGCAGAGCAAGCCACATACTACTGCCTTGGTATGACATGGAAGCAAAAACCATTGAAGTGGCGGTAaagaaagggacagctcagcagccacatcTTTTAATAGAtaagatattgtggataaacaaggtaaaaaggcATCAGTTGCGTGgtggtactttttgcagtttaaagactaaaatgtttattaaacataaggatacaCAGAATTTATaaagattactaacttttgggtgtcACAATACACGTCTCATGAATATTTTGGCTGTACTACTCATCTGCTTACTAAATTGTGGGCGTGAGTAAATGTCCGTATAATACTGAAAAACTGCCATCTGGACTAATTTTTATGCCCATCATCTAAAGACCCGTAATCTCATTTGTCGGCATTGATTTGTGTCTACTGACACAACTCAAGGAAATACCAACTTATGACACACTATTAGCAGATAAAAAATtctgtttggtttattttgggaaatttcatctcctttttattttatagatATGGACTATATGATTAAAGGGCTTCTGTCATACTGTCTTTTCAAAATCAGAAAAGTAATGTTTCAATACACAGAGTGGCGAAATGGAGACCGCACGCGCCTTTGCTCTGCATTGACTACGTGGGGTTGGCAAGGTAAACAAAGATATTGGCGGGGGGGGCTACTTCTtcatttctttttattctgcTGGTTGAACTGAAACTTTGTGATGAGCACACCGCAGAATATGGCGAAAGCCTCTTTCTCTGACCTGGAGGTCAGCCCAGCCAAGCGCAGTGAGGTGAGGCCACGTGTGCGTTTGGCTCCCCCAGCCCCTGCTCCCTGCCTGCAGGGGAAGCGAGCCACTGCCAGGGCCgattccccccctccccaattcaGCCACGCTCTCACCACCATTGCACCAAATGAAACGATACAGAGTGTCACAAATGCATTAACAGGGTTCTCTCATTCACACATCACTCCCACGAAAACACATGCATGAGGGATACAAATACCCAGCCCCTGCTTACAGACACACCCTGACATGAGACTTATCAGGTATCAGAGAAacacccccctccacattgaaaACCGTGGCAAACAGACAACAACCCTgtgaaccacaaaaaaaaaaaaaaagatcagccAAGTCATGAGAAATCTAGTTAGGCTCTCCATGGTAGGAGAGCTCATCAGCCACCATCCCAGCAGGTACACAGTACACATGACTCCTGAGTGACCCTacgctcagaccccaagcttcacccACACTTGTAGGCGTGTAGATGAAGAAGAGAGCAAGATACATGAAAAGAATAATCCTCTCATCTCACTTCATTAACACACTGTGTCACATATCCTTGGGCCACAGCCTGTCAGTGAGGGATCTGCTGACAAGCCTCTGAAAGGACCGGACGCGGCCGCTGACCGCAGGCTACTCACGTCGCTGGTGCTCAGGCCCTCGAGCTCGCCGTCACGCTCTGCCTCGTGGCCAGACTCGCTTGCTGTGCGGGACGTGGCTGCCGGTTGCCCTCCAGGCCGCACCCATATCTCGATGCGTGCGGGCTCCTGTCCACGCCGGCCGCCCCCCCGGGGGCCCCTTGATGGCCCCACTGGCTCCAGGCGATGCCGCCGCTCCAGCTGCTCAGCCTGATAGGAGGTGGGGAACCATTGACCAGAGATCGGCAAACGGATCAACACCAGTGACCAGAAAGGAAACATTAGCAACCTCAAGCACAAGCTTTCCGGCCTGCCTGAAGAGGCACGGGACCTCTGGGCTGCAGCCTGAGCCGTTTCACAGACACAGGTGATGCAGGGACCTACAGCTGCTGAAGTATGCTACACTAGCATGACCCAAACGTGACTGGAAAACCTGGCCTGTGCAGTCTAAGCactgcagccagccagcagCAGCCTGGATCGTAACCTTTAACCGCATCCTCCTGTCACAGCCAGATCTTCTCCTTCCCGTGGCAATTAAAATCCCAAATGAATGTGCACCATAAGTGAATACAGCAGAGTGGTTTGTGGGAATATCAGGACTGCCATGGAACCCATCAAAGGCtgtccactcactcacacacacacagaaaaatgcAAACTCTTCTCAAGCGTTACACCACCTGCTGGTGGTTTACTGCATAGCACCCAAAGCCATAAAACCAGCGCCAGCCCCCCGCCCTGACCTTTCGCTTTGTCTCCTCAAACAGGCTCATGAGGCTCTCCTTGGCTGTCAGGATGGGGTTGCTAGCAGCCAGGCTGCGCATGTAGTAGTATACTGCATCCAGCTTCCTTTTCTATGAGGCGGGGGATTTGTGAGAAAAAGCAGAATGGAGATGTGAAAAAGAGACATAAACAAAGGAAAAagtcagaagaaaaaaaaaaatccatccagtgAGTTTCATTCTATAGGCTTACACTGACACCTAATGGCAAACTGTGAAACAGCTGCCAGCACACACCTCCTCTTTAGAAGTTGGTCCCAACAGAAGTTAAAAGAACGAGGGTTTAACTGCACTGTGCTTTCGACTTTTACATGCTTTGAGACGACTGAAACCCACCATTCTCCATGTCACTCCCGTAGGGCACAAACACTCACCGTGTACACAGCCAGCAGAGCCAGCTGGTTATATGGGCGTCCGTTCTTTGGTGCAATATGCTGGGCCTTCAGGTACCAACTGTGGAAACAGACGCTAACTGTGACCCAGAAGAGCACAGACATGCTCCTCATGTCACCGCCCTCTGCACTGTCCTACTTACTGCTGATCACATCTTCAGGTGTGCTTACCTGCGCGCTTTCCCATAGTTAGCAGTGTCGCTAGCTTGCTCTCGATACCTGGCGATGTCACCCTGGCAGATCATGCATCGCTGGGCACTGATCAGAGCGTACTTGACCTATGCACACACAACCAGCATAGTGTCACCAGCACGAGAcacaaaactataaacaccTCTCAGACCATATGGCGGGACGTCTAACGTACTgccatttttaatttttgtttacACACAAATGGTCATCTAACACTGCAGAGATTAATACCCACTTAGCAAACAGATACAACACAAACATATCAAAAAACCCTTCTTTTTCAGATGGTGGTGAAGCAAGACAATTGTGGAGAAAACCAAATCGCCAGTCTCCGATACAAACTGCATTGAAATCGAAAGGGAGTATAAAACTATTGTCTCTGGTGGTGGGGGCTAGACCCAGAACTCACAGCTCAGCAGGGCCTGACACACTAACACAAAACTCCGTTATAAGCTTTCACAGAGTGACATCAAAGCTAGACCTCCTGCCTGCTATAACAACAGCACCTGCAGTTTCATAAAACACTACAGACACCCTACAGCCATAAAGGCGTGCAGATTAGTGCCAAACAGACCACCATGCTCGCGGCTACACGTGCAGAGCGCCATCTTATGGCCGTTTGCCGAGGAGTCCGCTTACAGTCTTGCGGAGAGGCCGGGCACGGATAGCCACACCATCCATGTAATCTTCCAGCTTGAACTGGAACACCACCTGCAGCTTCTGCAGCAGGGCATCGAAGAACACCACTCCCTTTGGGAAACACATACCGCAGTGCATCAACCAGCAGGCGATTAACTAGTGACCAACAATCTGTAAACAAGGTACCCCTTCCAAAAGGACAGAACACACTGTCAACAACACAAAAAAACCTGTGGAAAGCCCAGCTTTACCTCATCCAGAAGTGTGAGAAGCATTTTCTTAATGCGGGACTCGTCGTCCGTGGTAGAGTCCTTCAGGAGCTGCCGAAAGCGCTCGATGACCTGGTAGAAGACATTTTTCCACAGAGCCTGGTCCAGGTTCTGCGAGTCCGAGAACTCAATGTCCGTCAAGATCACCCGCTCATACAACGTCAGGAGCTCCGCCCTGGCAACAAGGGACACGCAGACAAGACAGAGCATTTGCCTCATCTGGAGATTCAAGCATTAAACTGACTTTTATGAAAACACTCATGACAATCAGCATGAGACACATCAATCCCCGACACCAGCAGGCAACGAACATATTCAGCCAGGTAATTATAAACTGTGTAAACGGCATATCCCTTCCTGATACATTTAGTGTGAAAACTTCCACTAATGGACTATAAAATATGTTTAAAACATGGCAGGCAGGACAGCATTTCTGGTTAGTGTAATTTCCCCAGGGCTAAGGCTGCTCACCTCAGCTGAGCCGTCCTCTCCAGACCCTCTGGGCTAAGTTTGTCCCGAGAAAGCAGGTTGCTGAGCTGCAACTCCTGGTTGTCAGCCACTCGAAGCAGCTTCCCCAGCTCCCCCCTGGTCTGCACCTCCGCCTCCTCTGGGGTCAGTGCAGGTACAGTAGGTGGGTACCCCGTATAGAAGGAACTGGTGGGTGAGGGGTACATGCCGTTTGCTCCAGGCATTTGGTAGGTCACACCGTAAGGATAAGGGTAACGCGTGGTGGTGCTGGGAGATTGGTAGAAGTATGGGTTATCTGAATTTTGGAACTTGTAGTAGGccattgttgcattttgctgggAAGTATGATAGCCATGATAGAGCTCCCCTTGGTGAACAGGGGGACTTCCTGCAATTTCATCATCTGTGTCCAGAAAGTGCAGCTGACCAAAGCTGCCTTGACCTTGCTGTTGTAGGTGCAGCGACTGCTTTAGGCCCACATGCTGAGACTGATGACTGTGCACCAGAGCTGGTTTCTGATCGGGGTTATTTGGATCCCACAGTCTCCTGGTGGCTCCACCCCGGCCTCCTCTTCCACGCCCAGGACCTGCTGACCCTCTCCCTACTCCAGTCAGCTGCCTGGGGCTAGACTCTGGGGGCATGGTAAGGTCAGTACGAGTAGGGAGGACAAGAatacccctccccctccctctgctccctccctcctgtCTCCTGGACAGGTCGTCACCAGCTGTTGCGATGGACTGGGGAGGATCAGGCGGTGGGACAAGAAGTGACCTCTGAACACCTTCACTCTGTCCTCCAGCACCTCCTCTGCTACCTCTTCTGTTCACACCAAGCCTCCTATCAGGACTCCAGGGGTCCTCCCTGTGCCTGTCACTGTCTCTTAGCCTCCTCCCCCTGACATTATGCCCAGTCTCAGTCTCGTCCAGGGAATCCGTAGAGGAAAAACCTCTGCTGATGTTATcccgctgctgctgctgcttgccACTCCAGTCCAGCCTCTCTCTGCCCTTGACCTCGCCCTGATCTCGTGACATTGCCAGATGACCTCTTCGTCTGGCCTCCTTGCCTGGCCCATCCATACTGGTTCCACTGCTGGCTGAACTGGTGCTACAGGTTCTGTTCCTGGGGCAACGTTTGCCCGACTTGGAATAACGCTTGGAAACTTGACCAGCCCTACTGCCTCCCCCAAGCGGGATCCTCCCACTCCCATCTTGgcctcgctctctctctgcgTCTTTTAGCCGCTCTCTGTCGCCATCCTTCCCCCCATCTTTTGCTCTGCTTTTCACCCTTCCACTGTCTCCAATCACATCTCCCTCTCTGCCTTTTCCCTTTCCGTCATCAGGTTCCATTTCCTTTCTGCcctccacttccttcccccTCTTTTTCAGATCTTTATCTCCCTCTCGGTCCCTCCCTTTACTCCTCCGACTTCCCTTCTCTTTTTTCTCAACCCCCTTTCTGCCAGCTTCTCCTAAACAGCCTCCATTGCCTCCTTCACCTCCCCCCCCTCCGGCTCGGCTTCGCCTCCCCTCACCCGTCTTCCGCCTACTGCTCCCCACGTTGTcctcctctccccctctcttcccTGCCTTCTTGGCCTCATTACCTCCTGTCTCTGACACCTTCATGCTTTCCAAACTGCCGGTCAGATGGTCCACCGCGATACTGACATCTGTAGGTGTGCAGCCAACTTCTCTCCTGCTTTTACTCTTCTTCTTGGGTTCTTCCTCACCAGGTCCAGATCTCTCTGGCTCTTTGATCAAGGCTGAGTCCTTCACACCTTCACGGCTGTGCCCCTCGGGGTGAGAGCTCTTCTTAGGTTCCTCTCCTGTTTCAGTTTTCTCTGGCTCTTTGCTCAAAGCCATTTCTTTAGTGCCTTGCTGCTGCTGCAACCTTCCCGCCCGAGGCTGGTATATCTCACGGTCAGGTTTGCGAATTCGCCGCGCTGGTTTCGGTGAAGTGGAACCACAGTACAAAGTGGAAGCCAAAACCCTTGAATTTGTCACCTGGGGTTGTTTTGGTGGTTCCCCAGAGAGGCTGCTAGTGTCAGTGCCAGCAGGACTGGCACAATAGGAGGTGTCCAGTTGACAGCCAGGATCCACACAGTGATTAATACTTTTCGATGACACAAACTCACTGTCATTTCTGCATTTGCTTTCAGGGTAATGCTTAGAGCCAGCAGGAAGGCTACTAGAGACAGCGACATGAGAAATACCATCACTTAGACTCCCACAATCTCCATCACTTAATGCACTGTCTGGGATCTTTAGCGTAGCTACATTTTGATCTCCCTCTAGTGCAGACTCTGTTTCCATTTCCACGTGCTGAACTGATGAGACATCCTGTTCTGCCTCCGCCTCCTTCCCAGGACAGCCTTGATGTTCTGAGGGCCTGTCCTCCTGAACATCTCTCTCCTTGTCAGCGCTGCACGTGGGGGTATCTTGGCAGCGCCTAGCCTGGCCCATGCGTGGCCGGTACAGCTGGATATCAGGTCTCTTGCCCTCAAAGGACCGCTGACTGGGGTTCCCCTCAGATGCATCTGAGGAGTGAGCAGGCAGCAAAATATGAATTCAACAGCTTAGCTGACATTTTTATTCAAAGTTACTCATACAGCTGGATATTTTACTGGGGATACATAGGTTAGGTCCCATGCCTAAGTATTTTATAACAAGCTCCTATTAGATGTGAACTGACATATTCCATGTCCTTAAAAACAACTACTATATACTGTCCAATCCATCTCAGTGTTTCCTCTAGGCTTACagctttgggggagggggcagaggcagacagacaccgacaggattcacggtgttcatgtgtttcttttaatgacagcagtcaatataactgaactaaacatcagaacatttcttttattatatagatatatatagatatatattatatatacacacacacatatacatacatacacacacacatatacatacatacatatatatatatatatatatatatatatatatacacacatatatatatatacacatatatatatatata from Brienomyrus brachyistius isolate T26 chromosome 17, BBRACH_0.4, whole genome shotgun sequence harbors:
- the smg6 gene encoding telomerase-binding protein EST1A isoform X1 encodes the protein MVKMADELDRVRISAAELRATVTSLTDNGQNHGAGESTDASEGNPSQRSFEGKRPDIQLYRPRMGQARRCQDTPTCSADKERDVQEDRPSEHQGCPGKEAEAEQDVSSVQHVEMETESALEGDQNVATLKIPDSALSDGDCGSLSDGISHVAVSSSLPAGSKHYPESKCRNDSEFVSSKSINHCVDPGCQLDTSYCASPAGTDTSSLSGEPPKQPQVTNSRVLASTLYCGSTSPKPARRIRKPDREIYQPRAGRLQQQQGTKEMALSKEPEKTETGEEPKKSSHPEGHSREGVKDSALIKEPERSGPGEEEPKKKSKSRREVGCTPTDVSIAVDHLTGSLESMKVSETGGNEAKKAGKRGGEEDNVGSSRRKTGEGRRSRAGGGGGEGGNGGCLGEAGRKGVEKKEKGSRRSKGRDREGDKDLKKRGKEVEGRKEMEPDDGKGKGREGDVIGDSGRVKSRAKDGGKDGDRERLKDAERERGQDGSGRIPLGGGSRAGQVSKRYSKSGKRCPRNRTCSTSSASSGTSMDGPGKEARRRGHLAMSRDQGEVKGRERLDWSGKQQQQRDNISRGFSSTDSLDETETGHNVRGRRLRDSDRHREDPWSPDRRLGVNRRGSRGGAGGQSEGVQRSLLVPPPDPPQSIATAGDDLSRRQEGGSRGRGRGILVLPTRTDLTMPPESSPRQLTGVGRGSAGPGRGRGGRGGATRRLWDPNNPDQKPALVHSHQSQHVGLKQSLHLQQQGQGSFGQLHFLDTDDEIAGSPPVHQGELYHGYHTSQQNATMAYYKFQNSDNPYFYQSPSTTTRYPYPYGVTYQMPGANGMYPSPTSSFYTGYPPTVPALTPEEAEVQTRGELGKLLRVADNQELQLSNLLSRDKLSPEGLERTAQLRAELLTLYERVILTDIEFSDSQNLDQALWKNVFYQVIERFRQLLKDSTTDDESRIKKMLLTLLDEGVVFFDALLQKLQVVFQFKLEDYMDGVAIRARPLRKTVKYALISAQRCMICQGDIARYREQASDTANYGKARSWYLKAQHIAPKNGRPYNQLALLAVYTKRKLDAVYYYMRSLAASNPILTAKESLMSLFEETKRKAEQLERRHRLEPVGPSRGPRGGGRRGQEPARIEIWVRPGGQPAATSRTASESGHEAERDGELEGLSTSDLNKRFVLSFLHTHGKLFTRVGLETFPMVASRVLQEFRALLQHSPSPLGSSRMLQIVTINMFAVHNAQSKEGQDEVRSPLQEQSTALGLAMFALLVQRCTELLRDSPTSPRSLDNEEADLAVEGGGMPRVSNFPPDLRELLPSVKVWSDWMLGHPKQWNSPPSNLPPPCSSPDVWQCLADLCNELARVHLGEVPLYKADGDGDADEELQLLVLDEDRALAGFVPLLGAPQEPCYTERGTDLGIAADCKRVTVLKYFLEALCGQEEPLLAFKGGKYVSVATLPPPSLGTEAGNRQGKQADNQLTSHARSRPLTPPELTIEDQDVIVEAESSQSQSEGEVDGDGSEDDIRELRARRHALAHKLALQQKRQDKIQAVLQTCRQLELEIRPLFLVPDTNGFIDHLAGLQSLLDCGLYILVVPLIVITELDGLARGQEHRGGGRAVPGEHARALQERAKAAVSFLERGFEAREPCLRAMTSRGNQLESIAFRSEDTSGQQGNNDDLILSCCLHYCKDKAKDFMPTQRDEPVRLHREVVLLTDDRNLRVKALTRNVPVRDIPAFLRWAKVG